The genomic region GAATCTTTAGCTCCACTGGATATTATCGAAGAAAAACTAAAGTTAGTTGACGATCTGGAAAAAGATATAAAAAAGTTAGAAAAGGAAATTCCACTTCTTTCCGACATGATTCAAAAGCTGGTGGGGCTTATTGAGGAAAAGAAATTTCTAGAAGTCCAAAACAATATCCTTGAAGATCTCTCTGAATCACCCAATCTCTTTGATACCATTTCCATAGCAGATTTAATCCATAACATGAGCGACATCGAAAAACACATCGACCAACTCAGACAGGAAGGATCGATTTTAAACTTACTTCAGCATCCACCAGAACTAAAACCTGTCGAAGCCCTAACTGATCTTATAACCAAATTGGATCAAACAGTTCTTACCGTTGATAGACTAAACAGCACGAGCGAAATTTTTAGTGCCTTGAAAGATCCTCCGTCGCTCTATCCCGTGCAGGAACTTTACAAAACAATTCAGGAACATGAAAATCTGAAAGATAATGTAGAAAAGCTTTTGCGCGAGAACTCTATTCTTGAGTCTATAGAGACAGTTCCCGAACTTAATGACACTGCCGGCCTTGAATCTTTAATAAATGAAATTGATATGGCACTTCGGAACATATCTAACCTTGAAAGACTTGGGGACAACTTTTCTATTTTGATTCCTCCACCGGAATTGAAACCTGCTCACGAAATAAAAGCTCTCGCTACCCTTATTGACCAGATAGAAGACATGGAAAAACGCGTGACAAAAGGCACAGCTTATTATGCCGATGTAGAAAAAGCCTGGAAAGAAAAACGTCGCCAGATAGAAAAGCGCCTCAGCGAAATTCGAATCTGCCCTTTATGCCGTCAACCAATAGATATAGAGCATTTCCTTTCGGAACTCGTTGAATATCCTGAAACTTCTATGGATGTTAAAAAAATATCTCGCTTATAACCCTCCCGGTTGCCCTATTGCAGGGGCATGGCATGGCATGCCATACCCCCACTTATAAGTCCTTAATCCAATGATATTGTTCCAACGTCCTCAAAATGTAGGGGATTAAAAAAATTCCAAGTAATTGATAATGTTCGAATGGCTTCTAAAACTTCTGATGCTTTTCTAAAAATTCTCTTATGAGATGGCAAAGTGACATAACCCATAGAAGACACAGGGGCGAAAATCAACTTTTATGATCTTTCCAGACATAGATAGCTAAGAAACGATCCCATATGCGATTCACCATGTGAATGTAGGGGCGACGCATGCGTCGCCCCTACAACTCTTGGAAGCCTATTAGCGAGGTAACTTTGCAAAGAAAAAATTTTCGAAGACTATCCTGAAACTTCTTGACAGTCTAATGTTATCTAAACTAAATTTTTAAATGATTATGGTAAATTTTAAGAAGGCTATAGCCTATCAGGGCTTCGCAAAAAATATGGATAAGAAGAATAGCCACTCAACTTACAAAAAAATCGGCATAAAGGCTGCGGCGGGTAACAGAGTTGTTTGCTGTGAACCCGAAGTATTGTCCTCCGGCGCTGGGTTTTTCTTTTTTATCAAGCCACCCGGGGGCGTTTAGTGCCTGAATAGACAATAGCACCCCGGGTGGAAGCGGTTCCCCCGGGGTGGGAGATTATCAATCATAAACCCCGAGGATTCACCTCGGGGTTTTTTATTTTAGGAGGTAAAGAACCATGATTCTAGTGTTGAACAAGCAGGCGTCGTCTGAAATGATTAATGAATTGAAAAGGCTAATCAGAGAAAAGGGCTATACGCCCAGAGAAATCCACGGCACAGATGAACTTCTCATTGGTATTGTGGGCTATTCAGATAAAAACAGGCTAGATCCCGGATATTTTGAAAGCCTTCCCGGGGTTTCCAAAGTTATACCTGTTAGTAAGCCCTATAAACTGGTAAGCCGGGATTTCCATCCTGAACCAACCAAAATCAAAGTTGGAGACGTGGTCATAGGTGGGGACAGACTTGTGGTCATAGCTGGTCCTTGCAGTGTGGAAGACCGAGAACGAACTCTAGAAATTGCTCGCATAGTTCGTCGTCACGGTGCCGTGCTATTCCGTGCCGGAGCTTTCAAGCCTCGCACCTCACCATACAGCTTTCAGGGACTAGGGGAAGAAGGGCTTAAGATTCTCGCAGAAGTAAGGGAAGAAACGGGATTAAGAATCGTCTCAGAAATCACTTCACCGGCTCAAGCCGACCTAATGATGAAATACGTCGATGTGGTGCAAGTAGGGGCTCGAAACATGCAAAACTTTGAACTCTTAAGATGCGTAGGAAGGCTTGGTAAGCCGGTGTTGTTAAAACGAGGTCTTGCGGCAACCATCGAAGAATGGCTTATGGCTGCCGAGTATATTCTTTCTGAAGGAAATGATCAGGTGATTCTTTGCGAGCGAGGCATACGAACCTTCGAACACTACACCAGAAATACGCTTGATCTAACTGCGGTTCCGGTAGTGAAGAAGTTAACCCATCTTCCTGTTATTGTGGATCCAAGTCATGCAACGGGATTAAGAGAAAAGGTTCTTCCAATGGCTAGAGCTGCCATTGCTGCTGGAGCAGATGGTATCATGGTAGAAGTTCACACCGAACCCGACAAGGCTCTGTCGGATGGTGCTCAAAGTCTTTATCCCGAGCAGTTTGAAAGGCTCATGAGGGATCTTCACGTTATTTCACCTGTGGTTGGAAAACAGCTAGATTTTGATTATCTTCCCAAAGCTCGATATTTTGCCAGACGAGATCATGTCACCGAACCAATCGTAGTTTATTCTGGCGATCCCGGATCCTTCAGCCACAAAGCATCCCTGCAGTTCTTTGGCGAAACGGTGTCCATGAAAAACCTTTCTTCTTTCAGAGAAGTATTTACGGAGGCTACGGAAGGCAGAGCAGGCTGGGGAGTCGTGCCACTTGAAAACTCACTTACAGGAAGTATCCATGTTAACTACGACCTTCTCATGGAATACGACCTAAAAATTGTAGGAGAGCTAACTCTCAGAATAGTTCATAATTTGATCGGTATCGAAGGAACCACTCTCGATCATATCCGCACAGTTTATTCACATCCTCAAGTATTTGAACAGTGTAAAGAATTCCTTGATAGACATCCCAACTGGGATCTTGTTGCCTGCCGCGACACGGCTACAGCGGTCAAGCGAGTAGCCGAAAAAGGAGATTATTCCTGTGCGGCTATTGCAAGCGCAGAAGCCGCTCGTATATTCAACATGACTATCATTAAAGAAGGCATAGAAACCCATCCTCGCAATTTCACTCGATTCGGGATCATAGCAAGACAAAATCCCTTTGGCGACCATAGAGACAAGTCTTCTTTGATCTTTTCTGTAAGCAATCGCCCCGGAGCACTTTACGAAGTGCTGAAAATATTTGCTGAAAACGGAATTAACCTTGTCAAACTGGAGTCTCGCCCCATTCACGGACGTCCATGGGAATATCTCTTTTATGCAGACGTGGAAGTAGATCTTGAAAGTGATGAATACCGATCAGTCGCTGAAGAACTCAAAAGGAACACCGAATTTTTTAAATTTCTTGGAAGCTATCGCAAGGGAGTGCAGATAACGGAGTAGGGGATTGCTTTCGCTCTATTCTATAGGAAACGACCCAATATATGGCTCACCACCGGAAATTGGGATAGGGGCGGTCAGTTTGACTTATCCCATCCCATATCACCCAGCATGCGGATCCGCACCAAGATGTTCGAGAAGTTGAGCAGGCAGTTACTACGGCCTTTGCTGACTTCTCGTTCCGGTTCATCACTGTCACCTTTTCAGGCGTAAAGTAGGGGCGAAAAATTTTTCGCCCCTACTGCACAACCGCCGAATTTACGCCACTTCGCCTTGATCACGAGAGCTTCGCAAACAATTGCCCGCTCGCCCTGCTACAAACTCCCTCCCCGTTGACGGGGAGGGTTGGGGAGGGGTTCCCCGTTGACGGGGAGGGCTGGGGAGGGGTCCGGTTCTTGTCCATCGGCTCGCAGTTTCGTTCCACGCTTCCTCCCCACACTCGGTCACCCTCGTGCAGTTGCGCTTCCCTTCGCTCGCTGTGATCAACTCACGGGAGGACTTTCACCTCCAGGAGCACGCCCATGCCGGGCGCACCGATTGTAGGGGCACGGCATGCCGTGCCCCTACATTTATCTGCTGAATCATACGTTGAGTCGTTTTTTAGCTGCCTGAGTCTGGGCAGGTCTTCCAGGTTAAGTTTCATCCCTGCGTTTTTATGGCTTATGTCACTTTGCCATCCCGTAAGGGAAGTTTTCGAACAGCCTTCTCTGTAGTGCTGGACTGTTTGAAAATTTTCGGTTAGAGTCGCCAAGCGGTATAAAATTGCCGCTTTTCAATTATTTCGATAGTGAGGGGATGGAAAATGTATGCCAAGATGCTAGTTTTAAGGTTTCCACCCGAAATTGTTGATAAACCAATTATTACAAACTTAGTGAAAAATTACAATCTGACCTTTAACATACTTAAAGCCCAGATTTTTCCTCGAAAAGAAGGACTGATGATACTGGAACTACGAGGAAACAAGAGCGATTATGATCGAGGGATTGACTACCTTAAAAGGATTGGGGTCAAAGTAGAGTCAATCGCTCAAAGCATTCAGCGTAATGAGGAATTGTGTATAGAATGTGGAGCGTGCACGGCGGTCTGCCCCACAGGAGCGCTAAATATCGATCGTTCAACCATGCATGTGCTCTTTGATTCAGAACGATGTAGCGGTTGCGAATGGTGCGTAAAAGCCTGTCCTGTCCACGCAATGATCGTAACCTTTGACAAAAATATCGAAGAAAACGCCACATCGGAGGCGGTGCCGTTTTAAATGGATCGCTTTTGTGTTGCTGTTGCCATGAGCGGAGGAATGGACAGCCTCAGGGCTGCTCTGATCCTTAAAGAACAGGGTTACGACGTGGTTGGGCTGTCCATGATTCTTTCGTCTCCCAAAAAGGATCAAAAGCCAGATTATCTGGATAAAGTGAAAGCTCTAGGAAAGCGATTCAACATACCCATTGTGGTTGTAGATTTAAAAAATGTTTTTGAACAACACGTAATTTCACCTTTTGTTGAAGCATACTTAAAAGGCTTGACGCCTAATCCATGCGCAGTCTGCAACCCAAAAATAAAATTTGGATTTTTGCTAGATTTCTGGAAAACACACGCAAAGGAAATTTGTTCATCCTTTGGCATACTCGGGGAACATCTTCCTATTTTAGCAACCGGGCATTACGTTTCTCTGATACGCCCCGAAGAAAATCCCTACGGCTATCGCTATGGCATCAAACGTCATAAGGATTATGCAAAGGACCAATCTTACTTTTTGTATGGACTATCTCAGGATCAACTAGGGCATGCGTTGTTCCCACTGGCTTCAGAAACAAAACAGGAAGTGGCTACGTGGGCAACATCACTGGGACTTCAAGATTTAGTAGAAGCGGAAAGCCAGGAAATCTGCTTCATACCTTCTGGTGATTATGTGAGTTTTCTCGAGGAGCGCATCCCAACCCTTGCGATTTCTTCCGGACCCATAAAAAACTCAGATGGTCAAATCCTTGGATATCATCGAGGACTTCATCGTTACACGATTGGACAGAGACGAGGCATTGGCATACCTTCTTCCGCTCCCTATTACGTTGTTAAAATCGCCCCTGAAGAAAACACACTCTACGTAGGGCGTAAAGAGGAACTTTCCACAGAAAGTTGTTTTGTTAGAGATGTAAACTGGGTTTCGATGGAATGCCCTGATAAAACATTCAGAGCAACAGTAAAGATTAGAAACCAACATATGCCAGCATCAGCAACGGTTGAGATTCTAAAAAAGGATTACGCTAAGGTTTTCTTTGACATACCCCAGAAGGCTGTTACTCCAGGACAGTCGGCTGTCTTCTACGACGGAGAATGGCTAATAGGTGGGGGGATTATAGAATCGAGCCAGCAAAAGGAGAAATAATAATGACCATGGTCGCCAAGGAACAATACTCGGAGGAAGAACTTGCAAAGTGGAATTCTGAAAATCTAAAGCGTGCCTGGCTCTCCTGGATTGACTCTGTGGATCTAACAAAGCCTGTAAAATCCAAATCAACCGGAGAAGAAATGATCATTCCAAAAAAGCGCCTTATCGCTCAAGCGGAGGTAAACCCTGTGGTGCGAGGAATATTTACCCGGTGGGAAGATCTCGATCCCAAGGAACGCCAGCGTGCCTGGGAAGAACTCAAACAAGCTACTCAAGATGCCATGAGTGATATACTTCCTGCCTGTGTCCAGTGCGGGGAATGTTGCCGTAAAAGCGGTCCTGTTCTTCACCTGGATGATATGGACCTGCTTCGCTACGAACGCATCCCCTGGAAAGCTCTTTACACTATACGATCTGGAGAACCCGTAACATCACCTGATGGTAGCCAAATTTTCTTTTTGGTTGATGAACGTATAAAGCTCCGTGAAAAGGAAAATTCTAAGGAATGTATCTTTTTAGATTCAGAAACAAACCTTTGCACCATTTACGATGATCGTCCACTGGAATGTCGAGCTCAAGCCTGCTGGGACAATAGAAGTTACCAGGAGCTTGAGAATTATCCCTATCTTACAAGGCGAGACCTTTTCAGCCACATTGAAGTTCTGTGGGATGTCATCGAAGCTCACAAAACGCGTTGTAGCTTTGAGAAACTCTACGGATTAATAAAGCTAATTAGAAACGAAACATCTCAGGAAAAGGCGTCAGCCATAGCTTCGGAAATTATAGATTTGGTCGGCTACGAAAATCATTTTCGATCTTTCATGGCTGATCAACTCAAAATACCCACAGATGTTCTTGATCTCGTTTTTGGAAGGTCATTGGAAAAATTGTTAGAGTTTTTCGGGTATAGAATCAAAACGGAGGGTGACACAAAGTTTTTAGAAATCATAGAGTCACAGGCAAATTTGACTGGGTAGCAGAGCAGCGAACCATCAGGTACAAAATGAGAATAAAATAAGCTGGGGCAACCACAGATGGTTGCCCCTACAATTATCGTTACAGGTTATCTGCTTTTTAGAGGCCCATATCTTCGTTTATCAGAACGACCTTTATACGCCCCTTGGGTGCTGATTTTTCCACAATACTCAAGACATTACAAATCCTTTCCGGGCTTGCACAATCATCGCAGCCCCCTGTCCTTGTGCAGGGAGTTTTTCGATTAAGTCTCATAGCATTGGCGGGAGCAGCATAATGGCGCACTCGCATGATCGCGCTTTCCAAATCCGGCACCACCTTGTTTCGACCGCACAATATAATAACCCACTTGGGACCAAAAGTAATGGCGGCAACTCTGTTGCCCATCCCATCTAAATTCACAAGTTGCCCGTCTTCAACAATAGCATTAGTGCCAGTTATAAACAGATCAACGAGCAGAGCTCGACGCCGTCGCTCAATCCTTTCTTCCGCAGGAAGAGAATAATCGTAGGTATCAATCACTTCCACGCCCGACAGAGCCTTAACCGCATCGTAAACTCCTGTGTCCACCACAGTCATAGAGCCGCCAAAGGAGATGCTTAATGGCTTCATGGATGGAATAATCTCTCCCATAATAAGATCCTTAGCCGCCGCTTTCGACGGAGCCACCAAAGCATCAAAACCGTTAGCTTCGAGGTTTCTCTTTACATTTTCCAGCTTAATTTGCCAGTAGGTTTCTACAGGATTCATCTTTCCGCTCCTCCTTCGGTAATAACTTCTGAAAGCCGTTCTTTCTTTCTATAAACCGTGCCCTGAAAAAGGGCTATCAGTTCACCCGATTCATCTGTTACGGTAACTTCATAGGTGGCAAGTTTTGAATTTCGAGCTACTTCACGAGCTTCGGCAAAAAGAGTCCCTTGCCGTTTAGCTTTAAAATAGGAAATAGCCACGTTTATAGCTAGAGCCACAGTGCCATGAGAATTAGAAGCCACGGCAAAAGCGCAATCAGCAAGGGAAAAGATCGCCCCACCGTGAGAAATGCCCACGCCGTTTAAGTGGAATTCTCTAATAGGCATGCTCATCTTTGCATAGCCTGGGGACGACTCAACAAGAGTAATCCCCAGGTGTTTTGCAAACCTATCTTGTTCAAAGTATCGTTCAATTTCTCTTTCCATAAATTACCCCTTAACTAGAAGGCATATCGTAATGCGTGATTTCCCACGCTTATGACCCAGAAGAAAGTTCTCGCAGAATGTTGTGAGCCAGATGGTGACAGGTAGTTATAGCTAGAGGATCTTCGAGAACACTTCTTTTCCACTTTATTGAAGGGTTATCGGGGAAACCTTCCAAATGGTCGTAAAGCGTCGCCATAACGCCCATATTGTAAATTCCTGCTTCAGGATTTCTAACGGAAACCACTTTCATACTTCTGGATTGCAAAAACCTTTCAATAATCGTATGAGTCAGTTCCTGCCCACCGTTTCTAAGTCCTGCCACGGTTACAACTGCTCCTAACTTGCCGTGGAGCAGGTCTTTTTTCATGTGCATCCATCTTGTGCGATCCATAAAGGTTTTTAGTCGCGAAGTAACGTTCCCGTTATAGACCGGAGAACCGATAATTATCAAATCTGAATTCATCATTTCTTCTGCAAGCACAGACATATCGTCATCGTTAATAGAACACTTTGGCTCAAAAAGGCACTTATTGCAGGCTTTGCAGTGTTCGATACGAAAATCTACAAGTTCAAGGAGTCTGGTTTCTACGCCATTTTTAGCAAGCTCTTCAAGAACAGTGTTAAGAAGTATTGCCGTATTTTTCCCCTTTCGATGACTTCCGTTTATCGCTATCGCCTTCATGTTTTTTCTCCTCACTTTTTTTCGAACCTTGCAAATTCCCTTGCGCAAACCATCTTACAAACGATTGTTTAATCGGCTTCTACTCGTCCTTTACATTAAGGTCAAATTAAAAATTCGCTTTTTATTATTCCTTTGAAGTAGGTGAAGATTGAATTTCCTGAGAAGATGGGCTATCTGCCTGGGGTTTGAGAAATTCCATTTCATAAAGATAGAGCAGCACAATAGCTGAACCCAAGATAAGAGGACCATAAATGACGCCCAGAAGGCCAAAATACTGGACTCCCCCCATAATGGACAGAAAGATAAGCAGAGTGGACATCTCGCCTGCTCCCTTCATAAAGAAGGGACGTATCACATTATCGAGGCTACCGACAACAATAATTGACCATAAAGCAAAAAAGACTGCCGACTTAATCTTCCCAGCAATTATAAGATAGATAACCGTGGGAATCCAAACTATTGCAGTTCCTACCACCGGTATGAGAGACGATACGGCAATCATTGTGCCCCAGAATAAAGGCTGAATTCCTATTATGAAAAATCCGATGCCGCCCGCTATGCCTTGAGCCACTGCTGTGGCAAAGTTACCTAAAACGGCGGATTTTGCCACTGATCGAACAATATTCAAAATCCGATCTTCCTGATCTTCTCTAAGAGGGGAAAGATCCTTGAGTTTTCTAAGAATCTTCTGGTGATCCCGAATCACATAAAAAACAAGAACTATCATAATGAAAAGATGAAGCACCAACTGAACAACGTTACTCAAAAAAGCCGTGCCGTGAGAAACGATAAACTGTCCCATGTATCTCGTGACCGTCAGAAGGGGAGTTCCTATATCCCACTGTCTTGGATTTATTTCGGCAAAGCCGAATTTAACAAGATAAGCATTAATTTTGGAAAAAATGATCTGAACTTCTTCAGACCGTTGAATAAAATTATGAAGACTTCCCGCTTTAAACCAATCATTGATTTGAGAAATTGTAATGATGGCCTGGTTTACAAGGGCCGATAGAAAAAGCACCGTGGGAATGAAAATAATACTCACAAGCCCAAGCACGATAATTATCGCCGTAAGGTTTCTACGCCCTTTCAATTTAACGAGAAGTCGATCATAGACCGGCACCACAATACTTCCTAAAAGGAAGGAAAGAATAATCGTGTGAATAAATGGTTTCAGGATAAGGTAGGAAAGCCCGAGACAGGCAAGAAGAAGAAGAATCATGAAAGGGCGATACAATTCCGACTGACGACAATGCTTTTCCAATGGGCACTCCTGTTATTATCGAGCTTTTTGGCGGTATTTTTGAGCTTCCTCTTTTTTTCCAGCTGCATCAAAAAGCTGTGTCTTTAACAGATACACTTTCTTTAACTTTTCAGGATTACCGGCAAATATGCGCTCCGAACGATCTGCAAAACTCAAAGCTTTTTTAATATCCCCTTTGGCTTTCCAGCAAAGAGCGAGTTCGTAAAAAGCCTCTCCATTGTAAGCGTCAACTTCTATGGCTCGCTCCAGTAACCTTATAGCTTCATCTACCTTCCCTTTGACTCTCATCTGCCGGGCATCATCTACCAATCTTACAGAGGCCAACACCTGG from Thermodesulforhabdaceae bacterium harbors:
- a CDS encoding AAA family ATPase, with amino-acid sequence MIRRVILKNFMSHEETVIELADGVTVLTGPNNTGKSAVVEALRCLAENPPSNELIRHGAKKAEVIVELDSGEIIVWERTQNYPQYRMLKQNEEDHYKKVGKYRVPSDIVNILRISPVNTGDGEEVNVHIAHQKDPIFIPYGSKAASFFAVSTEAYYLLRMQQILKAKTDSKRQRKKEIEQEQEKLKELIESLAPLDIIEEKLKLVDDLEKDIKKLEKEIPLLSDMIQKLVGLIEEKKFLEVQNNILEDLSESPNLFDTISIADLIHNMSDIEKHIDQLRQEGSILNLLQHPPELKPVEALTDLITKLDQTVLTVDRLNSTSEIFSALKDPPSLYPVQELYKTIQEHENLKDNVEKLLRENSILESIETVPELNDTAGLESLINEIDMALRNISNLERLGDNFSILIPPPELKPAHEIKALATLIDQIEDMEKRVTKGTAYYADVEKAWKEKRRQIEKRLSEIRICPLCRQPIDIEHFLSELVEYPETSMDVKKISRL
- the aroF gene encoding 3-deoxy-7-phosphoheptulonate synthase, coding for MILVLNKQASSEMINELKRLIREKGYTPREIHGTDELLIGIVGYSDKNRLDPGYFESLPGVSKVIPVSKPYKLVSRDFHPEPTKIKVGDVVIGGDRLVVIAGPCSVEDRERTLEIARIVRRHGAVLFRAGAFKPRTSPYSFQGLGEEGLKILAEVREETGLRIVSEITSPAQADLMMKYVDVVQVGARNMQNFELLRCVGRLGKPVLLKRGLAATIEEWLMAAEYILSEGNDQVILCERGIRTFEHYTRNTLDLTAVPVVKKLTHLPVIVDPSHATGLREKVLPMARAAIAAGADGIMVEVHTEPDKALSDGAQSLYPEQFERLMRDLHVISPVVGKQLDFDYLPKARYFARRDHVTEPIVVYSGDPGSFSHKASLQFFGETVSMKNLSSFREVFTEATEGRAGWGVVPLENSLTGSIHVNYDLLMEYDLKIVGELTLRIVHNLIGIEGTTLDHIRTVYSHPQVFEQCKEFLDRHPNWDLVACRDTATAVKRVAEKGDYSCAAIASAEAARIFNMTIIKEGIETHPRNFTRFGIIARQNPFGDHRDKSSLIFSVSNRPGALYEVLKIFAENGINLVKLESRPIHGRPWEYLFYADVEVDLESDEYRSVAEELKRNTEFFKFLGSYRKGVQITE
- a CDS encoding NIL domain-containing protein translates to MYAKMLVLRFPPEIVDKPIITNLVKNYNLTFNILKAQIFPRKEGLMILELRGNKSDYDRGIDYLKRIGVKVESIAQSIQRNEELCIECGACTAVCPTGALNIDRSTMHVLFDSERCSGCEWCVKACPVHAMIVTFDKNIEENATSEAVPF
- the mnmA gene encoding tRNA 2-thiouridine(34) synthase MnmA, which gives rise to MDRFCVAVAMSGGMDSLRAALILKEQGYDVVGLSMILSSPKKDQKPDYLDKVKALGKRFNIPIVVVDLKNVFEQHVISPFVEAYLKGLTPNPCAVCNPKIKFGFLLDFWKTHAKEICSSFGILGEHLPILATGHYVSLIRPEENPYGYRYGIKRHKDYAKDQSYFLYGLSQDQLGHALFPLASETKQEVATWATSLGLQDLVEAESQEICFIPSGDYVSFLEERIPTLAISSGPIKNSDGQILGYHRGLHRYTIGQRRGIGIPSSAPYYVVKIAPEENTLYVGRKEELSTESCFVRDVNWVSMECPDKTFRATVKIRNQHMPASATVEILKKDYAKVFFDIPQKAVTPGQSAVFYDGEWLIGGGIIESSQQKEK
- a CDS encoding YkgJ family cysteine cluster protein; the encoded protein is MTMVAKEQYSEEELAKWNSENLKRAWLSWIDSVDLTKPVKSKSTGEEMIIPKKRLIAQAEVNPVVRGIFTRWEDLDPKERQRAWEELKQATQDAMSDILPACVQCGECCRKSGPVLHLDDMDLLRYERIPWKALYTIRSGEPVTSPDGSQIFFLVDERIKLREKENSKECIFLDSETNLCTIYDDRPLECRAQACWDNRSYQELENYPYLTRRDLFSHIEVLWDVIEAHKTRCSFEKLYGLIKLIRNETSQEKASAIASEIIDLVGYENHFRSFMADQLKIPTDVLDLVFGRSLEKLLEFFGYRIKTEGDTKFLEIIESQANLTG
- a CDS encoding lactate utilization protein, which translates into the protein MNPVETYWQIKLENVKRNLEANGFDALVAPSKAAAKDLIMGEIIPSMKPLSISFGGSMTVVDTGVYDAVKALSGVEVIDTYDYSLPAEERIERRRRALLVDLFITGTNAIVEDGQLVNLDGMGNRVAAITFGPKWVIILCGRNKVVPDLESAIMRVRHYAAPANAMRLNRKTPCTRTGGCDDCASPERICNVLSIVEKSAPKGRIKVVLINEDMGL
- a CDS encoding hotdog fold thioesterase → MEREIERYFEQDRFAKHLGITLVESSPGYAKMSMPIREFHLNGVGISHGGAIFSLADCAFAVASNSHGTVALAINVAISYFKAKRQGTLFAEAREVARNSKLATYEVTVTDESGELIALFQGTVYRKKERLSEVITEGGAER
- a CDS encoding flavodoxin family protein, which translates into the protein MKAIAINGSHRKGKNTAILLNTVLEELAKNGVETRLLELVDFRIEHCKACNKCLFEPKCSINDDDMSVLAEEMMNSDLIIIGSPVYNGNVTSRLKTFMDRTRWMHMKKDLLHGKLGAVVTVAGLRNGGQELTHTIIERFLQSRSMKVVSVRNPEAGIYNMGVMATLYDHLEGFPDNPSIKWKRSVLEDPLAITTCHHLAHNILRELSSGS
- a CDS encoding AI-2E family transporter, with the protein product MEKHCRQSELYRPFMILLLLACLGLSYLILKPFIHTIILSFLLGSIVVPVYDRLLVKLKGRRNLTAIIIVLGLVSIIFIPTVLFLSALVNQAIITISQINDWFKAGSLHNFIQRSEEVQIIFSKINAYLVKFGFAEINPRQWDIGTPLLTVTRYMGQFIVSHGTAFLSNVVQLVLHLFIMIVLVFYVIRDHQKILRKLKDLSPLREDQEDRILNIVRSVAKSAVLGNFATAVAQGIAGGIGFFIIGIQPLFWGTMIAVSSLIPVVGTAIVWIPTVIYLIIAGKIKSAVFFALWSIIVVGSLDNVIRPFFMKGAGEMSTLLIFLSIMGGVQYFGLLGVIYGPLILGSAIVLLYLYEMEFLKPQADSPSSQEIQSSPTSKE